The DNA sequence TCAGTTGGCGCGATGTTAGCGCCGCCGATTATCGTGATGGCACACTCTTGGCTAGGCTGGCAAGGCGCATTCATTTTCTCGGGTATCATTAGTTTTGCATGGATCGCGTTGTGGTGGTTATTCTATTACGATCCTGATAAACATCCTCGTCTGTCAAAAGAGGAACTCGCATTCATCAAACAAGACAATGAACCGATCCCAGTTAAAGTTCCGTTCTTTACCGCACTAAAAAATATCTCTAAAAACAAAAAGTTCTACGGGATTGCTATTCCGGCATTCATGGCAGAACCAGCATGGGCTGTTTTGAGCTTCTGGGTTCCGCTTTATCTTGCCCACGATAAAGGCATGGATCTGAAGCAAATCGCCATGTTTGCTTGGTTACCATTTTTAGCTGCCGATTTAGGGAGTATTGCAAGTGGTTATCTGACCAAGGTTTACGCGAAACTCTTTGGCTGCACACGAGTGAATTCAGTAATTGCAAGCTCTGTCAGCGGTGCATTTTTAATGATATCCCTGACTCTTGTCGCTGTTACTGAGAGCCCTTATGTCACTATCTTTTTGATTTCTATTGGCGGTTTCGGTCATCAGATTATTTCTTGTATGCTAAGCGCTCTGGTTGTTGAATCTTTTGATAAGGGGCAGATGGCCACCGTTAACGGGATGCGTGGCTCCTTCGCCTGGATCGCTAGCTTCATTTTCTCACTGATTATCGGTGCCACCGCAGACACGATTGGTTACAGCCCGCTCTTTGTTGCGATGGGCTTCTTCGACTTAATCGGTGCCATGTTCCTCATTTATTTCATTGCTGAACGCAAAAACCAAACTGCTTAATTTGCGGTCATTAACATTAAGAGTTAATTATGAAACCTTTAAAAAACTGGAAACTAAATCAACAGCATCAAAATTTTGTGGAGCTCGAAGTCGACAACAAACATCTGTTCCGTATTTATGTTCTGGATGATTCACTGTTTCGTGTTCTGGTAAAAAAAGAAGGCCAACTGGCACTTAATAGAACTTGGAGTATTGCACCGGATCAAGACGTCCCTTGGGTGGGGCGTCTCCGTGAAGATCTTAGTGGTTTTGCACTCCCAAAATACAAACTTGAAGCACAGGAAAATAGTCTTTCAATTGCAACTGATTCATTGAAAGTGATTGTTCATCAACCATTGTGCTTAGAATGGCAATATCCAGATCATGAAGGGAATTGGACTACATTTGCAGCTGACCGTTCGACAACCGCCTATCAATTGAACCCGCATGGCGATGGCATAGCTCATTATCAGCGACGTTTCCCAGCCGATGATTATTATGGTTTAGGTGAAAAAAGTGGCGATCTGAATCGTAAAGGCAAACGCTATGAAATGCGCAATCTTGATGCCATGGGTTATAACGCAGCATCAACCGATCCTTTATATAAGCATATTCCATTCACGATCACGCATCGTGACCAAATTAGCTTCGGTTTGTTTTATGACAACTTGAGTAATACGGTTTTAGATTTGGGCAATGAGCTGGACAACTATCATGCACCTTATCGCCGTTATCAGGCTGAAGCCGGTGATCTAGATTACTATTTATTCTTTGGGCCGAAGGTTTTAGATGTCACTAAGCAGTTTGTACGACTGACAGGAAAAACCATATTGCCGCCGAAATGGAGCTTAGGTTATAGCGGCTCGACCATGCACTACACTGATGCGCCCGATGCACAAAATCAACTGATGAAATTCATCGAACTGTGTGAAAAACATGACATCCCTTGCGATTCATTTCAGCTGTCATCAGGTTATACATCGATTGGGAACAAACGGTATGTCTTTAACTGGAACTATGAAAAGGTTCCAACACCGCTCGATTTATCCAAAGCATTTCATCAGGCAGGGCTAAAACTAGCCGCCAACATCAAGCCCTGTTTGTTGCAAGATCACCCACGCTATGACGAAGTGCGGGAACAAGGGTTGTTTATTCAAGACTCTGAAGCAGACCAACCAGAACGCTCTGTTTTTTGGGATGATGAAGGTTCCCATCTTGATTTTACCAACCCTGCAACCGTGAAATGGTGGCAAACCAATGTCAAACAGCAATTGATGGCATATGGCATTGATTCCACTTGGAACGACAACAATGAATATGAAATTTGGGATGGTGAAGCACGTTGTCATGGCTTTGGTCAGCCAATCCCAATCAAGCTGATCCGTCCCGTGATGCCGTTACTAATGATGCGAGCTTCGATGGAGGCACAACAAGAATACCATCCAAACATTCGACCTTATCTGATTTCCCGCTCTGGCTGTGCTGGTATGCAACGCTACGTGCAAACTTGGAGTGGGGATAACCGAACCAACTGGCAAACGTTGCGCTATAACACCCGAATGGGCATCGGCATGAGCTTATCGGGCTTATATAACGTTGGGCATGATGTAGGTGGCTTTTCGGGCAACAAGCCTGAGCCAGAATTGTTTGTTCGTTGGATTCAAAATGGTGTCATGCACCCTCGCTTTACCATTCACTCCTGGAATGATGACCACACCGTGAATGAACCGTGGATGTATCCCGAAGTATTACCAGCGATTCGTCAGGCTATTGGCTTGCGTTATCGTCTGATGCCTTACTTCTATACGCTATTATGGCAAGCCGCTTCAGAAGACGAACCAATGCTTCGCCCTACTTTCCTCGATCATGAACATGACCTAAACACATTCGAAGAAACAGATGACTTCCTCTTAGGGAAAGATTTACTTGTTGCCAGTGTCGTTGAACCGGAACAACGCGAACGCTGCGTCTATTTACCTGAAAACGAAACCGGTTGGTATGATTTCTATAGCGGCACTTGGTTTAACGGCGGGCAAACGATTACTACCGATGCCCCTCTGGAAAAATTGCCTCTATTTGTCAGAGCAGGCGCAATCATCCCTATGTCTAGTCGGGAAAAATATGTTGATATTCAATTAGATAATGAAAGACAGCTTCATTTATTCCCGACACTAGGCATAGGGGAACAAACAGGCCATTTGTTTGATGACGATGGTGAAACAAACCAATGGCAACAGAACCAGGCCATTTGGTTGAATTGGACCATCAAAACAGACAGTGACAGCATCCGCATCGATTTAACCAAACGAGGGGATTACCGCCCAGCTTGGAAGTCTGTCGAAGTGATTTTACCGGAAAACGAACACCGAAAACTGTATATCAACGGTCAGCAACAACATCAGTGGATGTTAAGCTAATCGCGTGATACTAAGGAAACACATCTTTTTTGGTTGACCAATTCTGGTGTGTTTCCTACTATGACTAACAATCTAACTTTGAGTCGTTTGTTATGAATGTTGAAGTAAAACGTCAGTATCGCGAAGTCGGTGAATATCTAAAAGAGGAATTAGCCTCTGGAAAATACGCTATTGGCACAAGATTACCGCCGGAACGCGACATTTGTGAACAAATTGGTGTGGGCCGTTCTGTCGTCCGTGAAGCATTGATTATGCTCGAAATAGAGGGTTATGTTGAGGTGCGTAAGGGTTCAGGTATTTATGTGATTGCCTTGCCTGAAATCGAATCGGAAACTGAACCTAAAATCGTGATGGGTCCGTTCGAGTTATTACAAGCACGTCAATTGCTTGAAAGTAATATTGCAGAATTTGCAGCATTACAAGTGACGCCTACAGATATTCATAAAATGCGTGCA is a window from the Tolumonas auensis DSM 9187 genome containing:
- a CDS encoding MFS transporter, which produces MSLMLENASVTDEIKTKKGNVRWWMLGLFLFGVTVNYITRNSLGILAPELKTTLGMSTEQYSWIVGSFQLAYTIFQPLCGWLIDVIGLKVGFLICATIWAFVTMLHAGAGSWLHLAILRFLMGATEAAATPANAKTLGEWFPKKERPVAAGWAGVGFSVGAMLAPPIIVMAHSWLGWQGAFIFSGIISFAWIALWWLFYYDPDKHPRLSKEELAFIKQDNEPIPVKVPFFTALKNISKNKKFYGIAIPAFMAEPAWAVLSFWVPLYLAHDKGMDLKQIAMFAWLPFLAADLGSIASGYLTKVYAKLFGCTRVNSVIASSVSGAFLMISLTLVAVTESPYVTIFLISIGGFGHQIISCMLSALVVESFDKGQMATVNGMRGSFAWIASFIFSLIIGATADTIGYSPLFVAMGFFDLIGAMFLIYFIAERKNQTA
- a CDS encoding glycoside hydrolase family 31 protein; amino-acid sequence: MKPLKNWKLNQQHQNFVELEVDNKHLFRIYVLDDSLFRVLVKKEGQLALNRTWSIAPDQDVPWVGRLREDLSGFALPKYKLEAQENSLSIATDSLKVIVHQPLCLEWQYPDHEGNWTTFAADRSTTAYQLNPHGDGIAHYQRRFPADDYYGLGEKSGDLNRKGKRYEMRNLDAMGYNAASTDPLYKHIPFTITHRDQISFGLFYDNLSNTVLDLGNELDNYHAPYRRYQAEAGDLDYYLFFGPKVLDVTKQFVRLTGKTILPPKWSLGYSGSTMHYTDAPDAQNQLMKFIELCEKHDIPCDSFQLSSGYTSIGNKRYVFNWNYEKVPTPLDLSKAFHQAGLKLAANIKPCLLQDHPRYDEVREQGLFIQDSEADQPERSVFWDDEGSHLDFTNPATVKWWQTNVKQQLMAYGIDSTWNDNNEYEIWDGEARCHGFGQPIPIKLIRPVMPLLMMRASMEAQQEYHPNIRPYLISRSGCAGMQRYVQTWSGDNRTNWQTLRYNTRMGIGMSLSGLYNVGHDVGGFSGNKPEPELFVRWIQNGVMHPRFTIHSWNDDHTVNEPWMYPEVLPAIRQAIGLRYRLMPYFYTLLWQAASEDEPMLRPTFLDHEHDLNTFEETDDFLLGKDLLVASVVEPEQRERCVYLPENETGWYDFYSGTWFNGGQTITTDAPLEKLPLFVRAGAIIPMSSREKYVDIQLDNERQLHLFPTLGIGEQTGHLFDDDGETNQWQQNQAIWLNWTIKTDSDSIRIDLTKRGDYRPAWKSVEVILPENEHRKLYINGQQQHQWMLS